One window of Tenacibaculum maritimum NCIMB 2154 genomic DNA carries:
- a CDS encoding F0F1 ATP synthase subunit B, translating to MNLLDDFSPGLFIMQAVILLILIFLMIKFAWKPIMAALTEREEGIQNALDQAENAKKEMQNLQADNDRLLKEARAERDAMMKEAREIKEKMISDAKEEAGVEASKMIESAKTAIQQEQQAAMAHLKKQVADLSIGIAETIVKKELASPTEQAKLVEGMLEEVTLN from the coding sequence ATGAATTTATTAGACGATTTTTCACCGGGACTGTTTATCATGCAAGCAGTTATTTTGTTAATCTTAATCTTCTTAATGATTAAATTTGCTTGGAAACCAATCATGGCAGCTTTAACAGAGAGAGAAGAAGGAATTCAAAATGCATTAGATCAAGCAGAAAATGCAAAAAAAGAAATGCAAAATTTGCAAGCTGATAATGATCGTTTATTAAAAGAAGCACGCGCTGAAAGAGATGCCATGATGAAAGAAGCTAGAGAAATTAAAGAAAAGATGATTTCTGATGCTAAAGAAGAAGCGGGTGTTGAAGCTTCAAAAATGATTGAAAGTGCAAAAACAGCTATCCAACAAGAGCAACAAGCTGCAATGGCTCATTTAAAGAAGCAAGTAGCTGATTTATCTATAGGAATTGCGGAAACAATAGTGAAAAAAGAATTAGCTTCACCAACTGAACAAGCAAAATTGGTTGAAGGTATGTTAGAAGAGGTTACTTTAAACTAA
- a CDS encoding cytochrome-c peroxidase, giving the protein MNKLLFITSLTTTLLSCSKEEHYDPISKIDAKLESLLSERSGGLGKYYYVLPKSNEYSKIPQDPRNPITKAKVNLGKMLFHETGLGQKPKKEEGRGTYSCASCHHAKGGFQATLRQGIGDGGIGFGLTGESRTKSANYTNELVDVQPIKSPSALNGAYQKVTLWNGQFGATGMNANTQSQWIDGTPKETNKLGYEGLETQAIAGLKVHRFLVNKPLMDALGYTPFFDKAFPDIEESKRYSFEIAGLAIAAYERTILANEAPFQKWLRGDVNSMSEKEKKGAVLFFEKAKCYECHNGSALNSMSFMALGMKDLMGVGILGKPVDEATKKGRGGFTKNAEDDYKFKVPQLYSIVYNGFYGHGSSFSSVKEVIEYKNKAVKENIEVPDNKLDARFKPLNLSEEEIDLLTLFIEKSLNDSDLDRYVPERVLSNNCIPNNDVKSQQEICN; this is encoded by the coding sequence ATGAATAAACTATTATTTATCACATCGCTTACTACGACCTTACTGTCCTGTAGTAAAGAAGAACATTATGATCCAATTTCTAAAATTGATGCGAAGCTAGAATCGTTATTATCTGAAAGATCCGGAGGCTTAGGGAAATACTACTATGTTTTACCTAAGAGCAATGAATATTCAAAAATACCTCAAGACCCTAGAAACCCTATTACAAAAGCAAAAGTTAATTTAGGTAAAATGCTCTTTCATGAAACAGGTTTAGGTCAAAAACCAAAAAAAGAGGAAGGTAGAGGCACGTATTCTTGCGCTAGTTGCCATCATGCTAAAGGAGGGTTTCAAGCTACTTTAAGGCAAGGTATTGGAGATGGAGGAATAGGGTTTGGGCTTACAGGAGAATCAAGAACTAAAAGTGCTAATTATACTAATGAATTGGTAGATGTACAGCCAATAAAATCGCCCTCTGCTTTGAATGGAGCCTATCAAAAGGTTACGCTTTGGAATGGCCAATTTGGTGCTACAGGTATGAATGCTAATACGCAAAGTCAGTGGATAGATGGAACACCTAAAGAAACAAATAAGCTAGGATATGAAGGATTGGAAACTCAAGCTATCGCAGGATTAAAAGTTCATAGATTTCTAGTAAACAAACCTTTAATGGATGCATTGGGCTATACACCTTTTTTTGATAAAGCTTTTCCTGATATAGAGGAGAGTAAAAGATATAGTTTTGAGATAGCAGGTTTAGCAATAGCTGCTTATGAAAGAACAATTTTAGCAAATGAAGCGCCGTTTCAAAAATGGTTAAGAGGAGATGTAAATAGTATGTCTGAGAAAGAGAAAAAAGGAGCTGTTTTATTTTTTGAAAAAGCAAAGTGTTATGAATGTCATAACGGTTCAGCGTTAAATTCTATGAGCTTTATGGCGCTTGGTATGAAAGACTTAATGGGAGTGGGTATTTTGGGAAAACCAGTAGATGAAGCAACGAAGAAGGGTAGAGGAGGTTTTACAAAAAATGCAGAAGATGATTATAAATTCAAAGTACCTCAGCTATATAGCATTGTATATAATGGTTTTTATGGGCATGGTTCTTCGTTTAGTTCAGTGAAAGAGGTTATTGAATATAAGAATAAAGCGGTAAAAGAGAATATAGAAGTTCCTGATAATAAATTAGATGCAAGATTTAAGCCACTTAATTTATCAGAAGAAGAAATAGATTTGTTAACGTTATTTATTGAAAAGAGTTTGAACGATAGTGATCTGGATCGTTATGTTCCAGAAAGAGTTTTATCAAATAACTGTATTCCTAATAATGATGTAAAATCGCAACAGGAAATTTGTAATTAA
- a CDS encoding DUF6168 family protein — protein MIKNIFRFLITIVLFFVISYFSHEYMVTSNNNLLSFSLLSLYVFHAFSAVLIYSIVVLISEKLPNQAGYAYLASIFLKIGFFVLLFKASVFANDSLTKIERFSLVIPLFLFLIIEAIGVSKLLNNK, from the coding sequence ATGATTAAGAACATATTTCGTTTTCTAATAACAATTGTATTGTTTTTTGTTATTAGCTATTTTTCTCATGAGTATATGGTAACTTCTAACAACAACCTCCTATCTTTCTCTTTATTAAGCTTATATGTTTTTCATGCATTTTCAGCAGTACTCATTTACAGCATCGTTGTTTTAATTTCCGAAAAACTACCCAACCAAGCAGGCTATGCTTACTTAGCTTCCATTTTTTTAAAAATCGGTTTCTTTGTTCTCTTGTTCAAAGCATCTGTCTTTGCCAACGACTCTTTAACTAAAATAGAACGATTTTCCTTGGTCATTCCGCTGTTCCTTTTTCTAATCATCGAAGCCATTGGCGTATCAAAGCTATTGAATAACAAATAG
- the porW gene encoding type IX secretion system periplasmic lipoprotein PorW/SprE, whose product MKKLLKIFVLALLFVVVYSCGTRKDTFINRNFHALTTKYNVLFNGEQAYLQGLKEVNDKHQDNYWKRLQIEPITFNEKEIAAPVFNADDDDDNENKAPTPFEKAEEKAVKAVQKHSMNINGYEKNRQIDDAYFLLGKSRYYTQRFIPAIEAFNYIISNYPNANLINQTKIWRAKTNIRLDNEKLAIESLKLLIHVDKNEKELPDAIKEEAHTAMAMAYEKTDTIQKVIKHLTKATRTRKNKEQAARNLFVLGQIYSQLDRKDSSRMVFKKLADFKKAPRKYRIHANIELVKNFDQKTSSTPLIRRLEGLIQNIDNRKFLHELYYQIATLEENRDSMSRAIKYYQKSLAAKNNNDYQKTFAYEKLGNISFDKGAYLKAGAYYDSVLKVTPKEFLNEKRIRRIARKNRGLTTLKKYEDIVKNNDSILQIVSLSEDERIRYFESYIEKLKLADKERQQQLLNSQNFGNAFGGASSISNNNAGKWYFYSSQTKAFGSVEFKKTWGNRPLEDNWRWSEKATINSDREQIDATNENQKKYDVSTYLEKIPKDQKEINNLISERNDALYQLGLIYKEQFKNAELAIQNLEKLNDISTDKNLELPITYHLYQIYLEKGLTEKADAARNIILKKYPETTFAQIIQFPNKKVTGNQKDATEITKKYKELYYLYKENKFEEVVNGIENLSTTSNNSNLIPKLALLKALSIGKYKDKETYKKALNFVALSYANTEEGKKAQEIIERLNKK is encoded by the coding sequence ATGAAAAAACTACTTAAAATATTTGTTTTAGCACTTCTCTTTGTTGTTGTTTATTCATGTGGCACAAGAAAAGACACTTTTATCAATCGAAACTTTCATGCTCTAACTACCAAATACAATGTGCTGTTCAATGGAGAACAAGCATATTTACAAGGGTTAAAAGAAGTCAATGATAAGCACCAAGATAATTATTGGAAACGTTTACAAATTGAACCTATTACCTTTAACGAAAAGGAAATCGCAGCGCCTGTTTTCAATGCCGATGATGACGATGATAACGAAAATAAAGCACCTACTCCTTTTGAAAAGGCCGAAGAAAAAGCCGTCAAAGCTGTTCAAAAACACTCCATGAACATCAATGGCTATGAAAAAAACCGTCAAATAGACGATGCTTATTTTTTATTAGGTAAATCACGTTACTACACACAACGTTTTATTCCTGCTATTGAAGCCTTTAATTATATTATTTCAAATTACCCAAATGCCAATCTTATCAACCAAACTAAAATATGGAGAGCTAAAACAAATATTAGGTTAGACAATGAAAAGCTCGCCATTGAATCATTAAAGCTTTTAATTCATGTTGATAAAAATGAAAAAGAGCTTCCTGATGCTATAAAAGAAGAAGCACATACAGCAATGGCAATGGCCTATGAAAAAACAGATACCATTCAGAAAGTTATAAAACACTTAACCAAAGCCACTAGAACTAGAAAAAACAAAGAACAAGCAGCTAGGAATTTGTTTGTACTAGGTCAAATTTATAGCCAATTAGACCGAAAAGATTCTTCCAGAATGGTTTTTAAAAAATTAGCGGACTTCAAAAAAGCCCCTCGTAAATATCGTATTCATGCGAATATTGAACTCGTTAAAAATTTCGATCAAAAAACTTCTTCTACCCCCTTAATAAGGCGACTTGAAGGACTTATACAAAATATAGATAATAGAAAGTTTCTTCATGAGTTATATTATCAAATTGCTACTTTGGAAGAAAATAGAGACAGCATGAGCAGGGCTATCAAGTATTATCAAAAATCACTTGCTGCTAAAAACAATAACGATTACCAAAAAACATTTGCTTATGAAAAACTAGGGAACATTTCTTTTGATAAAGGAGCTTACTTAAAGGCAGGTGCTTATTATGACAGTGTTTTAAAAGTAACACCTAAAGAATTCCTTAATGAAAAACGTATTCGAAGAATTGCACGAAAAAACCGAGGATTAACTACCCTGAAAAAATATGAAGATATCGTTAAAAACAATGATAGTATTCTTCAAATAGTATCTTTATCCGAAGACGAACGAATTCGTTATTTTGAATCTTATATTGAAAAATTAAAATTAGCTGATAAAGAACGACAACAGCAACTCCTAAATTCTCAAAACTTTGGAAATGCATTTGGAGGAGCGAGTTCCATAAGTAACAACAATGCTGGAAAATGGTATTTTTACAGCTCACAAACAAAAGCTTTTGGTTCTGTGGAGTTTAAAAAGACCTGGGGAAACCGCCCTCTAGAAGACAACTGGCGTTGGTCTGAAAAAGCTACAATTAATAGTGATCGAGAACAAATTGACGCGACCAATGAAAACCAGAAAAAGTACGACGTCTCAACATATTTAGAAAAAATACCTAAAGATCAAAAAGAAATTAACAATCTGATTTCAGAAAGAAATGACGCTTTATATCAATTAGGATTAATATACAAAGAACAGTTCAAAAATGCAGAATTAGCTATTCAAAATTTAGAAAAACTAAATGATATTAGCACTGATAAGAATTTAGAGCTTCCTATTACTTATCATTTATACCAAATATATTTAGAAAAAGGGCTCACCGAAAAAGCAGATGCTGCTAGGAATATTATTCTAAAAAAATATCCCGAAACAACATTCGCTCAAATCATACAATTTCCTAACAAAAAAGTCACTGGAAATCAAAAGGATGCTACAGAAATAACTAAAAAATACAAAGAATTATATTACCTATACAAAGAAAATAAATTCGAAGAAGTTGTTAATGGCATAGAGAATTTATCAACAACTAGTAATAACTCAAATTTAATTCCTAAATTAGCTCTGTTAAAAGCACTCTCTATAGGTAAATATAAAGATAAGGAGACCTATAAAAAGGCTTTGAACTTTGTTGCTTTAAGTTACGCTAACACAGAAGAGGGTAAAAAAGCACAAGAAATTATTGAACGTTTAAACAAAAAATAA
- a CDS encoding bactofilin family protein: MFSKETKKPGDKKIVERNIIGKNTKIIGDIISEGDFRLDGTLEGTIKTDGRVIIGNDGYIKGKVECANADIEGKFSGELIVSNTLSIKSNANITGDVVISKLSVEPGATFNATCSMKGGIKELKKDERKLQEKTA, from the coding sequence ATGTTTAGTAAAGAAACTAAAAAACCAGGTGACAAAAAAATCGTAGAAAGAAATATTATAGGAAAAAACACTAAAATTATCGGAGATATCATTTCTGAAGGTGATTTTAGACTAGATGGAACTTTAGAAGGAACCATTAAAACAGACGGTAGAGTAATCATAGGAAATGATGGTTATATCAAAGGAAAAGTAGAGTGTGCAAATGCCGATATTGAAGGAAAATTCTCTGGAGAATTAATAGTTTCCAATACCCTTAGCATCAAATCAAATGCTAATATTACAGGAGATGTAGTTATCAGTAAACTTTCTGTAGAACCGGGTGCAACGTTCAATGCTACATGTAGTATGAAAGGAGGCATCAAAGAACTAAAAAAGGATGAGCGAAAACTCCAAGAGAAAACCGCTTAG
- the atpB gene encoding F0F1 ATP synthase subunit A — translation MAIAKKSIKFLALLAIVFTSFTAFAGGGNSSEKGGQINTPKDINNYIKHHLADSHDFALFSYTSNEGKRKHVGFPLPVIVWTSKGLRTFMSSAFHHNDNGHVIVEKGGVKLTKIHSKIYELNDGASEVSFDETHHATNAHKVLDFSITKSVFGMLLAGILILLGFGSLAKSYKKGAIPTGFGRVLEPLVLYVRDEIARPNIGEKHYRKFMGFLLTVFFFIWILNLLGLTPIGFNVTGQIAVTVCLALFTFFIVQFSGNKDYWKHIFWMPGVPVPMKIILAPIEVLGMLTKPFSLLIRLFANMTAGHFVVMSLIALMITLKSQFGAVGSTGISLALALFISVIEILVAFLQAFIFTMLSSLFIGMAVEEHDHH, via the coding sequence ATGGCGATAGCAAAAAAATCTATCAAGTTTTTAGCATTATTAGCAATAGTATTTACTTCATTTACAGCATTCGCTGGCGGAGGCAATTCTTCTGAAAAAGGAGGACAAATTAATACACCAAAAGACATTAACAACTACATCAAGCATCACTTAGCAGATTCTCACGACTTTGCTTTGTTTTCTTACACAAGTAACGAAGGCAAGCGCAAGCATGTTGGCTTTCCTTTACCCGTTATCGTTTGGACGAGCAAGGGCTTAAGGACTTTTATGTCTTCTGCTTTTCATCATAATGACAATGGTCATGTGATTGTAGAAAAGGGAGGTGTTAAACTGACTAAAATTCATAGTAAAATATACGAGCTAAATGATGGTGCTTCTGAAGTTAGCTTTGACGAAACTCATCATGCCACAAATGCGCATAAGGTATTAGACTTTTCTATCACTAAAAGTGTATTTGGTATGTTATTAGCGGGGATCTTAATATTGTTAGGGTTTGGCTCTTTAGCTAAAAGTTATAAAAAAGGAGCAATTCCTACAGGTTTTGGACGCGTATTAGAACCTTTAGTTTTGTATGTGAGAGATGAAATAGCTAGGCCCAATATTGGAGAAAAGCACTACAGAAAATTCATGGGCTTTTTATTAACTGTATTTTTCTTTATCTGGATATTAAACTTACTAGGTTTAACGCCCATAGGTTTTAATGTAACAGGTCAAATTGCAGTTACAGTATGTTTGGCATTATTTACCTTCTTTATCGTTCAGTTTAGTGGAAATAAAGATTACTGGAAGCATATTTTCTGGATGCCAGGAGTACCTGTTCCTATGAAAATTATTTTAGCTCCAATCGAAGTATTAGGAATGCTTACCAAACCGTTTTCATTACTCATTCGTTTGTTTGCAAATATGACTGCGGGGCACTTTGTAGTAATGAGCTTAATCGCTTTGATGATTACTCTAAAATCACAGTTTGGAGCTGTTGGTTCAACAGGTATTTCATTAGCATTAGCGTTATTTATTTCTGTTATTGAGATTTTAGTAGCGTTTTTACAAGCATTTATTTTTACGATGTTATCATCGTTATTTATCGGAATGGCTGTTGAAGAACATGACCATCATTAA
- the atpG gene encoding ATP synthase F1 subunit gamma — MANLKEIRNRITSIKSTMQITSAMKMVSAAKLKKAQDAITAMRPYSSKLTELLQSLSATLDSDASSAYSTTREVSKVLIVVVTSNRGLCGGFNSSIIKETIKTIENNYSNVSVDLLTIGKKGNDILSKQYNVIENKNDIFDDLTFENVSEIAEKLMNLYVDGSYDKIEVVYNQFKNAATQIPQVEQFLPIEPVQSDKNTNLDYIFDPSKEEIVLALIPKSLKTQLYKAIRDSFASEHGARMTAMHKATDNATELRDELLLTYNKARQAAITNEILEIVGGAEALNN, encoded by the coding sequence ATGGCAAACTTAAAAGAGATACGTAACAGAATTACTTCTATAAAATCAACAATGCAAATTACATCAGCCATGAAAATGGTATCTGCTGCAAAGTTGAAAAAAGCCCAAGATGCAATTACAGCAATGCGCCCTTATTCGTCTAAGCTTACAGAGTTATTACAAAGTTTAAGTGCTACATTAGATAGCGATGCTAGTAGCGCATATTCAACAACAAGAGAAGTAAGCAAAGTACTAATAGTTGTGGTAACTTCTAATAGAGGATTGTGTGGTGGTTTTAACTCATCCATCATAAAGGAGACTATTAAAACTATCGAAAATAATTATTCTAATGTTTCTGTAGATCTTCTTACTATTGGTAAAAAAGGAAATGATATTTTATCAAAGCAATATAATGTCATTGAAAATAAAAACGATATTTTTGACGACTTAACTTTCGAAAATGTTTCTGAAATAGCAGAAAAGCTAATGAATTTGTATGTTGACGGAAGCTATGATAAAATAGAGGTTGTTTATAACCAATTTAAGAATGCTGCTACTCAAATACCTCAAGTAGAACAATTCTTGCCTATTGAACCTGTACAAAGTGATAAGAACACTAACTTAGATTATATTTTTGACCCTTCTAAAGAAGAAATTGTACTTGCTTTAATACCTAAATCTCTAAAAACACAGCTTTATAAAGCCATTAGAGATAGTTTTGCTTCTGAGCATGGTGCACGTATGACTGCAATGCATAAAGCAACTGATAATGCTACCGAATTACGTGATGAGCTGCTATTAACTTATAACAAAGCTCGTCAAGCTGCAATTACTAATGAGATCTTAGAAATTGTTGGCGGTGCAGAAGCTCTGAACAATTAA
- the atpH gene encoding ATP synthase F1 subunit delta — protein sequence MKGARPALRYAKAILNLAKDSGVATEVNDNFNLIVSTISENADLDAMLKSPVIKAADKKRVLNALFGDKVNNVVKGLFGLLEDNKRMVMLASIAKQYGVIYDYHKNIQVAKVTTAVPLTKELEEKIHAKIVTLTGNSASIENIVNPSILGGFILRVGDVQYDASISNHFNELRREFDNSHYIPKI from the coding sequence ATGAAAGGAGCAAGACCAGCATTACGTTATGCAAAAGCTATCTTAAATTTAGCTAAAGATTCAGGAGTAGCAACTGAAGTAAATGACAATTTTAACTTAATTGTAAGTACTATCTCTGAAAACGCTGATTTAGATGCAATGCTAAAAAGCCCTGTAATAAAAGCAGCCGATAAAAAAAGAGTTTTAAACGCTCTTTTCGGAGATAAAGTAAATAATGTAGTTAAAGGTTTGTTTGGATTGTTAGAAGACAACAAACGTATGGTTATGTTAGCGTCTATTGCTAAGCAATACGGTGTTATTTACGATTATCATAAAAATATACAGGTAGCTAAAGTTACTACAGCAGTACCTTTAACTAAAGAATTAGAAGAAAAAATACACGCTAAAATTGTAACTCTTACAGGAAATAGCGCTAGTATAGAAAATATTGTAAACCCATCTATTTTAGGAGGGTTTATATTACGTGTTGGAGACGTGCAATACGATGCAAGTATATCTAACCATTTTAATGAATTGAGAAGAGAATTTGACAACAGTCATTACATTCCAAAAATTTAA
- the atpE gene encoding ATP synthase F0 subunit C has translation MYNLIGAGLIVIGGGIGLGQIGGKAMEGIARQPEAAGKIQTAMIIIGALLEGLAFGALILGK, from the coding sequence ATGTACAATTTAATTGGAGCAGGATTAATCGTAATCGGAGGAGGAATCGGATTAGGTCAAATTGGAGGAAAAGCAATGGAAGGAATTGCTCGTCAACCTGAGGCTGCTGGTAAAATCCAAACAGCGATGATCATTATCGGAGCATTATTAGAAGGATTAGCATTTGGTGCTTTAATCTTAGGGAAATAA
- the atpA gene encoding F0F1 ATP synthase subunit alpha, whose translation MAAIKPAEVSAILKEQLTNFEAKATLNEVGTVLQVGDGIARVYGLSNVQYGELVEFENGLEGIVLNLEEDNAGVVLLGASTSVREGSTVKRTERIASLKAGEGIVGRVVNTLGQPIDGKGPIEGETFEMPLERKAPGVIYREPVTEPMQTGIKSIDAMIPVGRGQRELIIGDRQTGKSTVAIDTILNQKEFYDAGQPVYCIYVAIGQKASTVAAIANTLEEKGALAYTTIVAANASDPAPMQVYAPFAGAAIGEYFRDTGRPALIIYDDLSKQAVAYREVSLLLRRPPGREAYPGDVFYLHSRLLERAAKVINDDAIAKEMNDLPSSLKNKVKGGGSLTALPIIETQAGDVSAYIPTNVISITDGQIFLESDLFNSGVRPAINVGISVSRVGGNAQIKSMKKVSGTLKLDQAQFRELEAFAKFGSDLDAATMNVISKGQRNVEILKQAQNDPYTVEDQIAIIYAGSKNLLKDVPVNKVKEFERDYLEYLNAKHRDTLDTLKAGKLTDEATNTLTAAAKEISAKFSA comes from the coding sequence ATGGCAGCAATTAAACCAGCTGAAGTATCAGCAATTTTAAAGGAACAATTAACAAATTTCGAAGCAAAAGCTACATTAAACGAAGTAGGTACAGTATTACAAGTAGGTGATGGTATTGCTCGTGTTTATGGTTTATCTAATGTACAATATGGAGAGTTAGTAGAGTTCGAAAACGGATTAGAGGGAATCGTATTAAACTTAGAAGAAGATAATGCGGGTGTTGTACTATTAGGAGCTTCAACATCAGTAAGAGAAGGATCTACAGTAAAACGTACTGAGCGTATTGCTTCTTTAAAAGCTGGAGAAGGAATTGTAGGACGTGTAGTAAATACTCTTGGGCAACCTATTGATGGTAAAGGTCCTATTGAAGGAGAAACTTTTGAAATGCCTCTAGAGCGTAAAGCTCCTGGAGTTATTTATAGAGAGCCTGTAACAGAGCCAATGCAAACTGGTATCAAATCTATTGATGCAATGATTCCTGTAGGTCGTGGTCAACGTGAGCTAATCATTGGTGACCGTCAAACAGGTAAATCAACTGTTGCTATTGATACTATCTTAAATCAAAAAGAATTTTATGATGCAGGACAGCCTGTTTATTGTATCTATGTAGCTATCGGTCAAAAGGCTTCTACAGTTGCGGCTATTGCTAACACACTAGAAGAAAAAGGAGCCTTGGCTTATACAACTATCGTTGCTGCAAATGCATCTGATCCTGCACCAATGCAAGTATATGCACCATTTGCAGGGGCTGCTATTGGAGAGTACTTCCGTGATACAGGAAGACCAGCATTAATTATTTATGATGACTTATCAAAGCAAGCGGTAGCTTATCGTGAGGTATCTTTATTATTAAGAAGACCACCAGGACGTGAGGCATATCCTGGAGATGTATTTTACTTACACTCAAGGTTATTAGAACGTGCTGCAAAAGTGATTAATGATGATGCTATCGCTAAAGAAATGAACGATTTACCTAGCTCTTTAAAGAATAAGGTAAAAGGAGGAGGTTCTTTAACGGCATTGCCTATTATTGAAACCCAAGCAGGAGACGTTTCGGCATATATTCCAACAAACGTAATTTCAATTACTGATGGACAAATTTTCTTAGAATCAGATTTATTTAACTCAGGTGTTCGCCCGGCAATTAACGTAGGTATTTCTGTATCTCGTGTTGGGGGTAATGCACAAATTAAATCGATGAAAAAAGTATCTGGTACTTTAAAATTAGATCAAGCTCAATTCCGTGAATTAGAAGCTTTTGCTAAATTTGGTTCTGATTTAGATGCCGCTACAATGAACGTAATTTCAAAAGGTCAACGTAATGTTGAAATATTGAAGCAAGCTCAAAATGATCCTTATACGGTAGAAGATCAAATCGCTATTATTTACGCAGGATCTAAAAACTTGTTAAAAGATGTTCCTGTAAATAAAGTAAAAGAGTTCGAAAGAGATTATTTAGAGTATTTAAATGCAAAGCATAGAGATACTTTAGACACTTTAAAAGCAGGTAAATTAACTGACGAGGCTACCAATACCTTAACTGCTGCTGCTAAAGAAATTTCAGCTAAATTTTCAGCTTAA
- a CDS encoding energy transducer TonB has protein sequence MKKLLLLFTSFILSFAQAQTNEPIKDVPFSIIDEAPTFYGCDSLLNNKEKKRCLNLGMTRHIRKHFDVAIANCLKKEMVYNEKTKKEEEQCVSILPPGKKRIYLQFKIGKTGNVEDIVARAPHPKLKAEAIRVAKLIPPMIPGKQKGKAVRVGYTLPITFNVE, from the coding sequence ATGAAAAAGCTATTATTATTATTTACTTCATTCATTTTATCATTCGCGCAAGCTCAAACTAATGAGCCTATAAAAGATGTACCTTTTTCAATTATTGATGAAGCTCCTACCTTCTATGGATGTGACTCACTTCTAAACAATAAAGAAAAAAAACGATGCTTAAATCTAGGGATGACAAGACATATTCGAAAACATTTTGACGTTGCTATAGCCAATTGCTTAAAAAAAGAGATGGTTTATAATGAGAAAACTAAAAAAGAAGAAGAACAATGTGTATCTATTTTACCCCCTGGTAAAAAAAGAATTTATCTTCAATTCAAAATAGGAAAAACAGGAAATGTTGAAGATATCGTTGCCAGAGCTCCTCACCCTAAATTAAAGGCGGAAGCAATTAGAGTTGCTAAATTAATTCCTCCAATGATTCCTGGAAAGCAAAAAGGTAAGGCCGTAAGAGTTGGTTATACGCTTCCTATTACATTCAATGTTGAATAA
- a CDS encoding AtpZ/AtpI family protein, with product MSENSKRKPLSKYIRFTGIAFQIGITIYAGSLLGEWLDNKYPNENQLYTKICTLIAVFAAMFSVIRQVTKISQEND from the coding sequence ATGAGCGAAAACTCCAAGAGAAAACCGCTTAGTAAATACATACGATTTACAGGAATAGCCTTCCAAATAGGAATTACTATTTACGCAGGAAGTTTATTGGGCGAATGGCTAGACAACAAATATCCAAACGAAAATCAACTATACACTAAAATTTGCACACTAATAGCGGTTTTTGCCGCTATGTTTTCTGTGATAAGGCAGGTTACTAAAATTTCTCAAGAAAATGATTAA